One window of the Colias croceus chromosome 5, ilColCroc2.1 genome contains the following:
- the LOC123691899 gene encoding uncharacterized protein LOC123691899, whose translation MKRHRPQVCRPPDESMSEEDEGTSSPPARKLLKNLLEKEVVKALRNLEDDPQAPNKSKVHRAASLIPEFDPDSEECTVQAWIRKIDQIGEINGWDDTTKSFYLQDKLRGQAKKWYNRLENYDYTWEQWKDMLLRAFPRYRDYGNMLEELLQRKKQPTETMTKYYQDKIAMCFRCKLSDSASVSCIIRGLPLSLQPNARAFQCQTPGELYEGFLCALDDYRTLPIETRFQKNLVSRPSHPDKKSMPPNVETDPCPRCKKTGHLLRDCSLPDTRTCYKCGNRGHIASRCPTIATDNRRSISTDNIKEVNVLRPYNEIYKKVVKVNGIHVKAYIDTGSQVNVLNDQVSNALSLDVKPTSVTLKGFSGGLSTSRGEVEFQLEIDGITMKCHAYLSSIKMADVNLLIGQPVINSEGMTLTVSKGLVEFNRTQDPICDIEAIEDHDRFKVVTVNEEKLPPGSSIIQVRVLGNKVGNDVVTPPRHHELQGVAYSLPSTLLTGEDGYIKVINMGCEVIVWPPGEVLTRAESCQESPLQPNSQDGRV comes from the exons ATGAAACGACATCGACCACAAGTTTGTCGACCTCCTGACGAATCAATGTCGGAGGAAGATGAGGGTACTTCTTCACCGCCTGCACGGAAGCTGCTCAAGAATCTGCTGGAAAAAGAAGTAGTAAAGGCTTTACGCAACCTGGAAGATGACCCCCAAGCTCCAAATAAGTCAAAAGTCCATCGTGCTGCATCTTTAATCCCGGAATTTGACCCTGATAGTGAGGAATGCACGGTACAAGCATGGATTCGTAAAATTGACCAAATTGGGGAAATAAATGGATGGGACGATACAACTAAATCATTTTACCTACAAGATAAGCTGCGAGGTCAAGCAAAGAAGTGGTACAATCGTCTAGAGAACTACGATTACACGTGGGAACAATGGAAGGATATGCTATTGCGAGCATTTCCTCGATATCGCGATTATGGAAACATGCTTGAAGAATTACTACAAAGGAAGAAGCAACCTACAGAGACGATGACAAAATACTATCAAGATAAAATCGCCATGTGCTTCCGGTGCAAGTTATCCGATAGCGCCAGCGTTTCCTGTATCATTCGTGGTCTGCCACTATCGCTACAACCTAACGCTCGAGCCTTCCAATGCCAAACGCCAGGAGAGCTTTACGAAGGATTTTTATGTGCACTTGACGACTACCGTACTTTACCTATCGAAACAAGGTTTCAGAAAAATTTGGTGAGTAGGCCATCTCACCCGGATAAAAAGTCAATGCCGCCCAATGTCGAAACAGACCCGTGTCCGAGATGCAAGAAAACTGGTCATTTACTGCGTGATTGCTCCCTACCTGACACACGTACATGTTATAAATGTGGAAATAGGGGACACATTGCTTCACGTTGTCCTACAATTGCCACGGACAATAGAAGATCTATCTCAACCGACAACATAAAAGAAGTAAATGTACTACGCCCttataatgaaatatacaaaaaagtCGTTAAAGTGAATGGCATCCACGTGAAAGCATACATTGATACCGGCAGTCAAGTTAACGTTTTAAACGATCAAGTATCGAACGCATTGTCATTGGATGTCAAACCGACAAGTGTCACTTTAAAAGGATTCTCCGGTGGACTCTCAACGAGTCGTGGAGAAGTTGAATTTCAATTAGAAATTGACGGTATAACCATGAAATGCCACGCCTACTTGTCTAGCATAAAAATGGCCGATGTTAATCTTTTAATCGGCCAGCCTGTCATCAACAGCGAAGGTATGACATTGACAGTTAGCAAAGGCCTTGTCGAATTTAATCGTACTCAAGATCCCATATGTGATATTGAGGCTATCGAAGACCATGATCGCTTTAAAGTCGTCACAGTCAACGAAGAGAAACTTCCACCTGGCTCTTCCATCATTCAAGTGCGGGTTCTCGGAAATAAGGTCGGCAACGATGTGGTTACACCACCTCGGCATCATGAGCTGCAGGGAGTGGCCTACTCTCTCCCATCCACCCTGCTCACTGGTGAAGACGGGTACATCAAAGTCATCAACATGGGCTGCGAGGTTATCGTGTGGCCGCCGGGAGAGGTCCTAACCAGGGCTGAAAGCTGCCAGGAGTCTCCACTACAGCCAAATAGCCAG GATGGCCGAGTGTAA